From the genome of Sphingobacterium kitahiroshimense, one region includes:
- a CDS encoding LiaF transmembrane domain-containing protein, whose protein sequence is MEKEPFVPKSNNSKNIIGGIIILIGILLLLKNLDLDFFFPSWIFGWYMILIIIGLVIGVNSNFQKKSSIILIAVGLAFLARRIMHTDFGGIIFPILIIGLGAYFIMGRKKGLPPMPPMPINPSGPPKPPVDFDWDKRVIDPATENDQQTVAENDETSGNANSNTNSNQGLPNEQAFATPYYAQTENSFEDVLNVNSIFASLKKFILSKNFRGGNIACMFGSVSIDLTQADITDIAVIDAFQMFGSAKIIVPANWTVYSNVSSVFGDVDDRRFNVGLTRDPAKKLYITGTCLFGNLTIRNA, encoded by the coding sequence ATGGAAAAAGAGCCATTCGTACCAAAAAGCAACAACAGTAAAAATATCATAGGTGGTATCATCATACTCATCGGTATTCTATTACTATTAAAAAATTTAGATTTAGACTTCTTCTTCCCTTCATGGATATTTGGCTGGTATATGATTTTGATTATTATCGGTCTTGTAATAGGTGTCAATTCTAATTTTCAAAAAAAATCTTCTATCATCTTAATTGCGGTTGGTCTAGCATTTCTAGCTAGAAGAATCATGCACACCGATTTTGGAGGAATTATATTCCCGATCTTGATTATTGGATTAGGAGCATATTTTATCATGGGAAGAAAAAAAGGTTTACCTCCTATGCCTCCCATGCCTATCAACCCGAGTGGTCCTCCAAAGCCTCCCGTAGACTTTGACTGGGATAAGCGTGTTATCGATCCGGCAACTGAAAATGATCAACAAACAGTAGCTGAAAATGACGAGACAAGCGGAAACGCCAACAGCAATACAAATAGCAATCAAGGTCTGCCTAATGAGCAGGCCTTTGCCACTCCATATTATGCACAGACAGAAAATAGCTTTGAAGATGTTTTAAATGTCAATTCCATCTTTGCAAGCCTCAAAAAATTTATTCTATCTAAAAATTTTAGAGGTGGTAACATAGCTTGTATGTTCGGTAGCGTATCCATTGATCTGACACAGGCGGATATAACCGACATAGCCGTAATTGATGCTTTCCAAATGTTCGGAAGTGCTAAAATTATTGTTCCTGCGAATTGGACCGTTTATTCTAATGTTTCATCCGTGTTCGGTGATGTTGATGACCGACGTTTCAATGTAGGTCTAACAAGAGATCCAGCTAAAAAATTATATATCACAGGTACTTGTCTTTTTGGAAATTTAACCATTAGAAATGCCTAG
- a CDS encoding DMT family transporter, producing the protein MYLYAHKKSTIYKGFSLAIAAAILWGVSGTLAQFLFQKREINVEWLITVRMLLSGICLLSFAKTSERAPIFKIWKTKNDRLQLLAFSIFGMLAVQYTYFAAIKHSNAATATVLQYAGPIIIAIYLAFKHKRLPSLLELFAIILAIIGTFLLVTNGNINTLAIFNTALFFGLASAVALAIYTLMPITLLSKHKSSVVIGWSLLCGGIAFSFMKAPWDIQGVWDTKTYLFTALIILFGTVFPFYFYLTSVKLIGGQKASLLASAEPLSATFLAVS; encoded by the coding sequence ATTTACCTTTATGCCCACAAAAAAAGTACGATTTATAAAGGCTTTTCTTTAGCAATTGCAGCGGCTATCCTATGGGGAGTATCTGGGACATTAGCACAATTTCTATTTCAAAAAAGGGAAATAAATGTTGAATGGTTGATTACAGTTCGTATGTTACTATCTGGCATCTGCTTACTAAGCTTTGCAAAAACTAGCGAAAGAGCGCCTATATTTAAAATTTGGAAAACTAAAAATGACCGTTTACAACTACTTGCCTTTAGCATTTTTGGTATGCTGGCTGTACAATATACTTATTTTGCGGCCATTAAGCATTCGAATGCCGCTACCGCTACTGTGCTACAATATGCTGGTCCAATCATAATCGCCATCTATTTAGCGTTTAAGCATAAAAGATTACCCAGCCTTTTAGAATTATTTGCTATTATTCTGGCAATAATTGGAACTTTTCTATTAGTCACAAATGGTAACATCAATACCCTCGCCATATTCAATACCGCGCTGTTTTTTGGCTTAGCCTCTGCGGTCGCACTAGCGATCTACACTTTAATGCCGATAACATTACTATCAAAACACAAATCCTCTGTAGTGATTGGCTGGTCTCTCCTTTGTGGTGGTATTGCCTTCAGTTTCATGAAAGCACCTTGGGATATTCAGGGCGTTTGGGATACTAAAACTTATTTATTTACGGCACTCATTATTCTTTTCGGAACTGTTTTTCCATTTTACTTCTATCTGACTTCCGTAAAATTAATCGGTGGACAGAAAGCGAGTCTGTTAGCATCAGCTGAGCCTCTTTCTGCCACATTTTTGGCCGTATCTTAG
- a CDS encoding sensor histidine kinase encodes MKDKLLLQNKNKLILIICLSILLGYFVMQYALMYRSGFPSEITIKDSIINSLMMMLCCYAISTTLNYYIPKPNQIWKVLIIGFIMSGISILGSRLVVQYYLPKEHLKIYDLIIPYRYIVNFLILTSVAIFIIVWNIQEEYISNIKRKQDSENQLREAELYNLRQQLQPHFLFNSLNSIIALIGSKPDQARNMTFQLSDFLRGTLRKENNQLIVLQEELNHLELYLDIEKVRFGHRLNIHIDHDQDVLSTKIPAMILQPLVENAIKHGLYNVTENVTISIKCFLDNKTLHVSIENPFEPGESVQSKGTGFGLTSIQRRLFLLFGRNDLLTTQTEQNIFTSSIKIPQYD; translated from the coding sequence ATGAAGGATAAACTTTTATTGCAGAATAAAAATAAACTGATTTTAATCATTTGTTTAAGCATATTGCTTGGCTACTTTGTCATGCAATATGCTTTAATGTATAGGTCCGGGTTTCCAAGCGAAATAACAATAAAGGACTCCATCATCAACAGTTTAATGATGATGCTCTGTTGCTATGCAATTTCCACCACGCTCAATTACTATATACCTAAACCTAACCAAATCTGGAAGGTGCTTATTATAGGCTTCATTATGAGCGGCATAAGCATTCTTGGAAGCCGACTGGTCGTTCAATATTATCTTCCGAAGGAGCATTTAAAAATCTATGACCTCATTATTCCTTATCGCTATATTGTTAATTTTTTAATCTTAACATCAGTAGCTATTTTCATTATTGTATGGAATATACAGGAAGAATATATTTCTAACATCAAAAGAAAGCAAGATTCGGAGAATCAACTGCGTGAAGCAGAACTGTACAACCTAAGACAGCAATTACAGCCTCATTTCCTCTTTAACAGTCTCAATTCCATTATTGCTTTAATAGGTAGTAAGCCAGATCAGGCCCGCAATATGACCTTTCAATTGTCCGATTTTTTAAGGGGTACACTCCGAAAGGAAAATAACCAGTTGATCGTACTTCAAGAGGAATTAAACCATCTCGAACTATACTTAGATATTGAAAAAGTAAGATTCGGTCACCGGCTTAATATCCACATTGATCATGACCAAGATGTTTTATCGACCAAAATACCGGCGATGATTTTGCAACCGCTAGTTGAAAACGCTATTAAACATGGCCTATACAATGTAACAGAAAATGTAACCATCAGCATTAAATGTTTCTTAGATAATAAAACATTACATGTTTCGATAGAAAATCCCTTTGAGCCAGGTGAATCCGTGCAATCTAAAGGAACAGGCTTTGGGCTTACCAGTATCCAAAGGCGCTTATTTCTTCTTTTTGGAAGAAATGACCTACTAACGACACAAACCGAACAAAATATATTTACAAGCAGTATCAAAATCCCGCAATATGATTAA
- a CDS encoding DUF3276 family protein has product MGDFENKEREEVFSKKVRAGKRTYFFDVKATRSNDYYITITESKKRFEDGQFIKHKIFLYKEDFEKFAEGLTDVVEYIKSNQEVLEKRYEPNFDDPAYVSESSKDDFSF; this is encoded by the coding sequence ATGGGAGATTTTGAAAACAAAGAGCGAGAAGAGGTTTTTTCAAAAAAAGTGAGAGCGGGTAAGCGTACCTATTTTTTTGATGTAAAGGCTACACGGTCTAACGATTACTACATTACCATCACTGAAAGCAAGAAACGTTTTGAAGACGGCCAGTTTATTAAACACAAAATATTCTTGTATAAAGAAGACTTTGAGAAATTTGCAGAGGGTTTGACAGATGTTGTTGAATACATTAAATCGAATCAGGAAGTTCTTGAAAAACGCTACGAGCCTAATTTTGATGATCCAGCATATGTAAGTGAATCATCTAAAGATGATTTTTCTTTCTAA